DNA from Brassica napus cultivar Da-Ae chromosome C4, Da-Ae, whole genome shotgun sequence:
GTATTAGTCCTGTTATCGTATCTGACTTTAGCATCGTAACACGACATCATGAATCCAACATGCCCGTTCTGCATCAAACCAAACACATATTATACTCCCTTGTTTCACGTTATATAggtaattttgaaaatattttttttattcaaaaatataaatagttttcacATTTCATGTAACTTTTATACTTATGTAaccaattaaataatttatagttactttttataattggttgatcatatatattaaaaataaatgaaattattaatattaatattttatactaaaactacttatattttgaaatagagGAAGTAtccctctgttttttattgtaagtaatttaagtaaaatttgtttgtttcaaaatataagtagttttcataattttaagtaatttttacttttattgggtatagtgtgaccaatcaaataatatatatttatttataattggtTTAACTACAcctaatttatatatcaaatgctacttttggaaaaattaataattttcttaatatttgtgcaTTCACCTAAAACTAcctacataaaaaaaaacagagggagtataaatCATCAGAACTTGAAGTCTTTTTATTCAGTGTAATTCGATTATTAAACTATCTTCAACCCTTAAAGAAActctaaaataaagaaaaaatagaaataggTTGGAAATGTTTTTACCTCTCTGTTGTAGACCTGAGCAGGAAACCAGAACTTGCCACTCTCCAGATTAGAGTACCAATACATCACAGAATCAAtaggagatgatgatgatgaacctcTGTTGTGGCAACCATGGTTTGTTTTTAACCATGAAAAAGGTTTAAGATTCGCAGCAAGCCTCGACCTCCATTGTTGTGCGTTACTTCTATAACTGCTTGGATTCGAGTTTTTGTGACATGCCATTAATGTGGCGACATGAGTTTTCCACTCTTTAATCGCTGCATCACCCATTAATCTCCCCCATCTCTTCTCCATGTGTTTCTTCCAAAGATGATCGCTCACACATTTATCCCTTAGCTCAGAGCAAACACAAGTCATAGCACATAGCTCAGATGGGGAGAGCTTCTCTAAGATGCAGTCTAAGGTTAAGTCAGGCAAATCTAGCAGTGACATTTTGTTCTCATCatcttgattcttcttctttcttgttttCCTTCTCCATGTTAGCGTTGTTGATAATCCATTAGTATAGATAATGTTTCTTGCGAGCCAAGAAACTATGAGTAACCCACAAATAGTGTTGGAAAAACAAAACGAAAGGATGTTGAGGTACTTGTTCTCCATTGAAAACAAGAAATGGTGTAGAaaagagaaacagagagaacAAAATGACAATAGCATGAGTTGctatacagagagagagagagagatttgaagGATACTGTATTGCCTTTAGGGTGATTCACACGCAATTCAAGAGGAGTTGTTTCATGTGGCTCATGCTTTGCGTGTGTGTCCTATGTATTTTACAAATATGAAGCAAATATGCAAGGAGTgttgtttataattttgtaaagaCTCGTTCGTTGTGAggctattaaattttaaaacattgaaTTGGGTGAGCAATAAATTAATACTGGTGAGAGTTAGGTGGGGCAGAGGAAGAACCAATGTTGTTGGTTTGGTCATTAAGACTCCATTGGCATTACCATGAGAGACAATGGCCTTAAAGAGTTTCTGTCGTGTGTGTGACAGCTGGTGCTGGGTGCACCTAACTTAATCTTTAAACTATTATAACTATCAACAACGTCGAAGTTTATAATGTTTTGGATTAGTGAACGCCTTTCCAACGACTTAATTTTTGTGTGTAGACTAATTCTACCAAAGTTCCAACTACTTTTGTGTATATGTTTTAAAGATTATGGAacaaaatttgggtttagggatcTATCCACGTTATCTTAGAAGTCTTTGACCCACTATCTCACGAAATCAGAACCGACTTGGTCAATTCATGTTGGGTGGTAATTCAACTAAAAGTGACGTGGACTATACGACAAACGCAGTTGATTAGGTTTTAAAaacaatagatttttttaatttcctaAGTAAGAATCTAATGCTCTTAAGTTACAGATAACCTAAGCGTAAA
Protein-coding regions in this window:
- the LOC106396335 gene encoding F-box protein At2g41170-like; translation: MLLSFCSLCFSFLHHFLFSMENKYLNILSFCFSNTICGLLIVSWLARNIIYTNGLSTTLTWRRKTRKKKNQDDENKMSLLDLPDLTLDCILEKLSPSELCAMTCVCSELRDKCVSDHLWKKHMEKRWGRLMGDAAIKEWKTHVATLMACHKNSNPSSYRSNAQQWRSRLAANLKPFSWLKTNHGCHNRGSSSSSPIDSVMYWYSNLESGKFWFPAQVYNRENGHVGFMMSCYDAKVRYDNRTNTFQARYSAHGRRAAEENVTWQRLRPALVETESRDLHVSDCLQGLRPGDHFEIQWRRTKEFPYGWWFGVVGHLQNCVGEENCRCVSDENVVMEFRQFRPESPWKTTVLNRKDHRETGNEVSGFYGGVKKLGTEEEVSTWKRLWPSQVLD